Genomic segment of Apium graveolens cultivar Ventura chromosome 7, ASM990537v1, whole genome shotgun sequence:
ATTAATTTCGAAAACGAAGTTACATTGTATAATTCTTTACTAAAATTAGAAATTTTTTTGTCTTATATATTTAACTAAAAAGATTGTggattataattttatattgCAGGTTGTGCATGATAAGTTGATAACATTAGGAACTGTTCACAATTTCAGTTGTAAATGCATTATTTTTTCTGGAATTAGCGTCagttttttcaaaaaaaaataataatattataaatcaGGCAAGTATCTGCTTGGATTTAGCATGTAAACTGTAACTAGAAGTGCTAGGAATTTACGATAAACAGCATCATAAACAGCATCTTGAATTGTAAGGCAAAAATGAGTCAATGACGGAAAGCAAAGGCTTGACGATAGATCCCCTCTTAATAATTTATAGTATAATTGATTGATTGATTTGATTGTGGATATATGCTGAAAATGGTATTGCTAcgatcctctggtgcaatattGTTATGATTTGATGGGAAGCTAGCTCTAGCTAGCTAGAATAACATGAAATGCCGGGCTGATATCCCTTTTTAACCTGTATATATGCATTAATTTAGAAGATAGTAGTACATGAAATGATATTATTCATTACACATGGCTGCTCAGGGTAATATCCCTGGTACGGCGGGGCTATAGCCTATAGCCTAACCAGTCTTTTAAATTCTTTACTTATCTCCACAGGACTCCACTCTCCCCATTCCATACATTTCATTTTCCCACTCTTAAAGATTAGGGGTGTGCAGAAAATTGCACAAATTGCAAAAACCGTCTGCACCGCACTAATCCGTACCGCAATATGGGGTTTTTAATTTTCGTGATGCGGTTGcgatttaaatttttaataaaccgcgcggtgcggtgcggtttgtgattttaaatttctgaaatgcggttcaaaccgtaccgcaatatttaatatataaatatatatatatatatatatatatatatattagttatatttcatgattctATTTATTAAGTTTGATTTCATTTAACATACTAGGAGTGTTTGCTTAGTGATCATCTTATTTTTAGAGGATCAATTATTGCGTGGTCATCATCCTATTTGTGTTTCTTCAAAAATAATGAGACACATGGTACAAAGCCACCTATTTAATAGTGAACTCATTTAATTGCCGAGCCAAGCTTCTACGTTAAACTTTACAATGTCTAATTTGTATTATTGAAGAATATTGAAGACTTTGTTATATTAttcagaaatttaattaatttaagttttgtatttatttaaaattttcgaaCTTGTAATGTACAAATCGCAGTGAACCGCACTATACCGCACCGCATTTTTGTGGTGTGGTTTATGCGGTTTTTGAGGGTACacggtgcggttgcggtttggaAATTTGATCAAACCGCATGTGCGGTTTAATTTGCGGTTTGAGAAAAAAACCGCAACACACGCACCGCGCTCACCCCTAATAAAGACTGATAGTCGAATGCGCGGGCTCGTTATACTTGACGGGACTTCTATTATGGCTACAAAATTACTGTGTGAATTCCAAGTTTTAGTTAATATATGTTTGAATTCGTAAACGATAATGATATTGTGTGAATTCAAATTTTTAGTTCGGACAAGTTTGAAGTTGTAAACGATAATGACAATTCAATTTTTGATAAAAATTGCATccaaattttattttaattttcgCTAACAGGTTTATAGTCAGTCAAACGAAGTCTTGACATATTACTAGCGTCGAAATGTTACATTGTGTAGGGGAACGGTTCATTTGAGTTtaattttatgttttaattaaaactAAAATTGGACGGATTTTTAGAATTGAAAATTGAATTCAAAATCGAAACCGACAATTCAGTTTCAATTTCAAAATTTTCAGATGATTGATTCAATTTCGAATATAAAATTATCCTAAAtaaaaataacaaatataattaaCACACTATAAAAAATATAGAGTCCATTTGTTACTCCCAAATAAGTATTAATATTCTACGATATTAGACCATTTTGTGCTAGATCATCGGTACCAAACAAAAATTTCAATAAagtaatactccctccgtccctaaaaacgtttcttATTTGTGTTGAACACGTTTGTAAATATACacttttaatttttaatatctttaatttcgaattagtattaaatataaaaatttcattttattaaaatactcataaatacgaattcaacaagatcactcatgattatatttgatcttataaattagacgtaaattaaGAGGGTGGTATTGTATCATGATTTTTAATGACAAATTATGGGAGGATGACTTTAATGGATTTTATAGATTTTTAATGACTCTTGTTGACTTCTTAAGATTTCAAAAAAGAAATCATGACTCGTAAGACAATGACTTTTAAAAACTTTAATAGACTTTTTATTACAAATTCAtgactttcaaatattttaatagaCTTTTATTAATCATAAATAACCTCTCTGAAACCCTGTGGACCTTTGCAATACCCTctctgatagggataaataagtcctgattttataattaatgggctgctaggcccaataagaagatgtatgatattcagaccagaaaggttaagcctgatggaccaaatcaggtctggtggaataaaaaaggcccaaaagccctgattattaattaatttcgtaattaattaataagggaaaaaatcagctgttgagaagagtcctgataaggatataaatccttatagataaacctcaaggggacctaaaaggataaggaatcagtttcctactatctaggactccaaagtccattctaattatgagacttgcccaccaagtcttctataccaagtccaattcaaggaccaccaacatctatataaggggtctcaccccacacatcagaactacgttttttgacttgatccttggcaatcagcaatgtacgtaggcatcttgttaaggcagattgagtcacgaaacacaagagcagtcaaatcgagcttcgaagctcacgttccttagtattaagtacagcaattatatatattagtttttaatccataacactcTCGATCTTCTGGTATAACCCTAGTTGGGTGTATGTTCTCAAATCTGGCGACTACAAAATCGAGTACAAGGTATTATTGATGTATTATATATACTACAATAGTGTTTACTGAATCATATTTATAAACATAATCTATGCTATGTTTATATAATCTCTCTCTGTTTTGCAGCCGTTCCACTACTATAATATGTTATGTGTTTTTTATTTCACTTTGTATTTTTTGATCTAGCTTTATTAATTTGTAGAAGATCATCTATCATCACCACAATTACTTATTAAAATGAACATAAATATGGATATGGAAGACCAAGAAGAGGAAGAAAAAGAGATGGCTGAAGAGGAAGAAAGGAAAGAACAACGACAGGAAATTTTAAAAACTTTGTTGACAGTAAATGAAGAAGTGCTCCGTGTGCTGAATAAGCACATAGTAACCCTGTCTAATCAAAGCATCCCACGTTCACTAACTAGGCGACCTGTCAATTCAAGAGGATATGAATATATTCATGGTGTTTTAAATGAGGATCCCGAACACTTTCGAAAACTTTATAGGATGTATCCGCAAGTTTTTCTTAAGCTATCCAAGATTATTAGAGAAAAAACAAGTTTGAAAGATACAAGATATATATGTATCGAGGAGATGCTTGCAACTTTTCTACTTGTTGTTGGTCATAATTCTCGAAATTCTCATGTTGGTGAAACATTCAACCGTTAACATTTTAGtactagtcaaaattttaacaAAATTCTGAAAGTTTTGAATAGAATTGTCGTGGATTTTATGGTTAAACCTGGTTGTTCAACCCCAAAAAAAATCAGAGAAAGTACAAGGTTTTTTCCTtactttaatatttttttcttattgGGTCATATCATTATTACTCGTATATGTGATTATATGTTTATTTTCTAAACTATTCCAGGATTGCATAGGAGCCATTGATGGCACTCATATTCCAGCTATGGTCCCCGGACATGACATAAGCAGCTACCGTAATCGTCATGGGACAATCTCACAAAATGTTTTAGCAGCTTGCAATTTCGATTTGCAATTTATATATGTTCTTAGTGGCTGGGAAGGATCTGCACACGATTCGAAATTATTAAATAACGCTATATCAAGGTCAAATGGACTTAAAGTATCACAAGGTATTTTTTTtggtgtatttatatttataaattatatgtGTTGGTTTTTATCGTCTACTTGTATTTTAGGTAAATATTATTTGGTGGATTGTGGATTTCCAAATAGACTCCAGTTTTTAGCTCCCTTCCGTGGTGTTCGTTATCATCTTCAAGATTTTCATGGTCAAGGTCGTTATCCTGAAAATGCCAAAGAATTGTTTAATCTTCGACATGCTTCCTTGAGGAATACAGTTGAGCgattatttggaatattcaaaTCACGATTTACAATTTTCAAGACGGCGCCTCCTTTTTCATTTCAAACACAAGCAGAGCTGGTTTTAGCTTGTGCAGGCTTACATAATTTTCTTCGTAAAGAATGTCGTTTAGACGAATTTCCAGTTGAAGCAGATAGTGAAACTTCAGCAACAAACCAAGAGGAGTATTTTGAACCACTTATTCATGAAACACAGGAGTAACAACGTGAAAATGCTAATGCGTGGAGAAATGATTTTGCGCATGAAATGTGGATGAATGTTGAAGATAGGCGGAGCTAGGGAATTTGAATGATTTCTTGGATTTGGGTCAGGTAGTTAGGAAGAAATGAGAGTCAGTTGTTAATGATATTTTAATTGCGATTTAACATCCTTAAAAGTgtgttttattttttaattatgcTGTCCTCTGTTATGTAGAGAGAAAATTGTGACAAAAGTTACATCCTTTATAAATGTGTAATGCAGATGATTCAGTATAGGTATTCTTTCAACAGGTGGTTGCTGTGAATTGTCCCTGATGACATTGCTTCTTTAATGTCTAGAGGAACAAACACGAATTATCAAACTATAACTAATTGATTTTACATTTGTATATGGTATTTTAGAGATGGTTCCATTTTGTGCCAATACAAATCTAAGCTCAACTCACAGGGACTTAAACTGTGCAGGCTTGTGGAAAGATGGTGATAACCTTTAAACGAGATACTTGATTGAAAATAATATAATCTGGCAAGTTCCAGGTGCATGGAGTCCCATTAGACGTGAGACGTCGGCTCCATACCAAATGACATATTGTCGTTATTCCTAAATATATGGGGGAAATGGTAGTATTTGGATTGAGCAGTAGCAAGTGCCTAATTGAGTTGATAGGTAGTCAAATAAATTTTCATACCTTGGTATCTTACTCTGCTGATTTTCCTGAAATATTGTATGAAATGATAGCGATTTTATCGGATAGGAAACAAGCTAAAAGCCTAAAACGGCTGTAAAATTATACCAAATGAAGAGACAGTAAAATTGGTTCACCAGTGTGGTGTTGAGTTCGATAGAGCGAAAGAAGCAGGTTTTGCAGATACTGAGAGATCATGAAACCATTAATAACAAGCACTAGGCCTACACATTTAACAAGTTTTTCTAAAAGGAAATTACAAGAAAAAGAACAGATATACTACTTATAAGTTGAGTTTTTTACTGAGATTTCTACAGTCCAAATGAACCTAGCATGAAGCAATTCATCAGAACAGACAGATGATACAATACCACCCCCTTAGATCAGGCCTGATATGATCAGAACCAGAGTTATATATGCCTCCTAATGTTATTTCAATAAAGGGAGAACCATATCAATACCAGGGAAATAAGTACAATGTTTCGACTGTTCTCAACTCTAAAACATTCAGTTTTAACCAACAAGGATATGATAATTACAGCCAGATCAATCTGCATATTGTTTGTGTACGCTTATGGCCTGAGGTTTGCAACATTAGCCGCCACATTATCTCATGTTGCACTCTTTCATGGGAGGTACTCAAAGATGAATTATTTCTTTCTGTTTGGCATACTAGCACCGTTCCCAGTTTGGATTCTCTCCAAGATATATCCAGAGAAAAAATGGATACGCCTCATAAACATGCCAATTCTGATATCAGGAGCAGGGGCAATGCCACCAGCAAGAGCTGTGAACTACATCTGTTGGTTAAGTGTGGGACTCTTCTTCAATTTTGTTGTGTACAAGAGATACAAAGCCTGGTGGGCTAGACATAACTACATTCTGTCAGCCGGATTAGATGCTGGAGTTGCATTCATGGCCATTCTTTGCTACTTTACATTGCAGGTCAGGGATATCAATGGAATGAGTTGGTGGGGTTTGGAATTAGATGATCATTGTCCTCTAGCAAGCTGTCATAATGGCCCTGGTATCAAAGTTGAGGGATGTCCTGTTTTTTAGTGACACTAAAATGAACATTGGCATCATCAGTTTGTTTCCTTGTTGTAATGTTATCATATGTATTGTACCACAAACTCTTATACATACAGAATAGAGATACAATCCAAATATCTGAACATTTCAAGCAACCATTGTCCTGATTACAGATGGAGCATTTTGAAAATACTATGACTATCTAATTACTTGTGAAATAATTCTCTGGTTGTCATTTGCAGATCGATATGGCAACAGACAAGAGCATCTGCAGTACTCATGTACCATAGCAAACCATGTactcatttttaaaaaaaaaattattaactaCTTTCTCAGCAAAACAGATATAATCAAACCAAGTATACAAGGACACGAATAATGATAAAGCAGAATAAAGTTAAAAAACTATAAAAGATTAATCTGCAGTGATTAAGTACTAACACGGTAACAATATTAGGAATTTAGGATGCTAACTATTGATAAAGCTCTTTGAGGAATAGAGCAAGCATAATCATACTGTCACATATCTAATTCAAAAATTGTCCAAGCATAGCGTTCATCAGGGGTCATCTTCACGAACTCCATTTTCTTTGCTCTAGTGTTAAGTAATTTAAGTGCCTTGAAACATGTAAGTTGATCCAAATAAGGCAAATCTTTGATAAGATCCCAACAGCTACAATCATCATTATTAAATGACTTAACAGCTTCAACCATCTTCTCAACTGAGTGACTAATTTGCATGATAGCATCTGGATGACTAGCATTAGCAGAAGAACTAGAATTTCCCTCGAACTCAGACCGTTTACGTTTAAGTGTTGGAGGGGGAGGAGCATCAAGATTAATAGATTCAGAAGGTTGGGTCAAAGGATCTTGAAAATCATATGGTGTATAAGCTTCAGTATTATAATCATAAACCAAGTCATCCAAAGGTTGGTATTTTTTACTTGCTTCATTGTCATAAGTTCTTGCATCAGTATCATCTCCTAGTCCGATTGCATTCTTTCCGATAGCAGTTCCATTTCCCACTGCAATTCTTAAATCATCATAGTCTCCAAAAGTGTCTGTACGATAACTTTTGTGATTAGGATGTACCTAAAGAAAAACATTATGTTAGTATAATAATCATGTCAAAAGTTAGAAAAAAAActcaatttttaataaataaataacaaaaccTTAAAATACTCCTCCCAAACTTCATTTGGAGCAGTAAATTTTTTTGTAATAGGATCCCATCCAAATCCAGAATTAAACAGCATCAATTTTGAATAGTTGGTGTATCTAGCTTTAAACCATTTTAAACGGCTAAGATATTGGGGATGAGTTTTTTGACAACCAAGCTTTTCATTCAAAACAGGAAGAATCTTTTTCTCCACAGTAACCTTCGTGAATAAACCATTACTATCTCGCCAACCACGTTTTGCGGCATCAACCATGAGATTCAATAACTCATTACTTTCCTCAATTGTTCAAGATTTATACCCAGCACTTTTTCCTTTCGAATTGTCATTCTCTTGACATGCATCACCCATTTTTCTGTGTATAttgatacatatatatgtatatgcagaaaaaataaaaaataagtaaCGTATACATATTACTATAGCCCAAACAAGTAGATCTATATATATGTAAAAACACAGTATGATAATAGAGAAGAAAAGGTACCTTTTTCACAGAGGATGAATTGGAGAGACTTTTCGGAGAGGATGAACCCTAGCAACTGGTTAACTGAGGGAAGATAAAAAAGTCATGTCAAATCTTTTCAATAATGGCGTGACAATTTTCTCAAAAAATATATGCAATTTTCCATAAAAAGTCATTAAAAGTCTATCAATTATATTTTTCCACCAAAGTCACTGATATATTGAATAACAACTGATTTTTAATAACTCTTTAAAAGTTGTAATTCAATACCTCAAACTTTAAAAGACTTTTTAAAAATCCTGATACAATACCTCCTTACTTTTAAAGAGTATTTAAAAATCTTAATTGAATACACCTAAATTTTAAAAGTCAATAAAAGTCATTAAAAATCATGATACAATACCACCCTCTAATAGTCAATCGTTTATCATGAAAAGTGTAAAAAGTCAAAATGGGAAACGTAATAAGGGACGGAGAGAGTAAAATTTAGGAGTTGTGTAACCATCTACTTGTACGACCAtctattttttttttctaaatatgCATTATAATTTCCTAACTCATTATATATtctaataaatattttataacaAACCGACTTTTCGAATTATAAATTCTAAATACATAATTTAAATATaacatatatttttattcaaaaaatcaaaatatcatgAATGTCAAAACAACGGTCAAACTTATTAAATCAAAAGTAATAAAAACAGAGACGCGACTTCACAAATTCAGTAATCAATGTCTAACTGATAATACAAATTTATTCTAAAAGTACGATAATCTTATTTAAATAGCACGAGAATAAGCAGCACATGCATTTTCATAATTCTCATTTTTTATTCTTATGCTCCAAAATTCcgaacctgaaatattaaaagagGTGAGTTGCAAAAttcagcaagtacaaattgactagctatttaactgaaaaataatgggtgtttttaataaaaatgatttttctcaaaataataataattttgtaaaatattttctaaaataaatccaacccaaagttttatatttttaaatttagaatttaaaataGAACATAGCTgattttataacagatctgaACAAAGTAAcacagaacgaaacgataatttTTATAAGTACCACAGTCTTAATCTACGACCACACTTTTCCAGTAGCAGGCATCTTATaattattcttattctttataccacactttgccatTAGTCGACATCTAAAATTCAATAATTCCGCGCCATTGATATGTATCAAAATTGGCACACGTGCGCCTATCAAGAGTATTTAAGGCTAGTTCTGAAACTATAACGTAAATTACGAACGGATTCGAAACGTAAAAACCGGATTCTAAATTTCACAAATACTTAAATCTTATAATCTCGAAATCAAagttcttatatcttatacgaaatcaaaaataaaattaaaactaaataaaaaaTACTTACTTGAAAGTCGACACTTAAAATCCGAAATTATTTACACGAACAAATCCTAAAATGTATTAAGGagaaaatatttaattatttaaatctaTAACAGCTTTTATATAATCTTGATAAGCTGACGCCAAGtcatctcttctatatataataggataACAAGTTGATAAaattcatgagattaaaaagtctcattgaaaagactaaactacccctatttttaatatttatatagaACATATATTTTGTTGGAATTGAACTTGAAATATTGCATTCACCTATTTAACCTCATACAACTGCACCATATTATCACATGTGCTTTTTAttatacacataatatgtaagtgtgcttaataaatattttatttaattttaaggACAGCTActtaaattccaaaaaaaatagatagttacttgaatatttgtactGTAAATTTTGAATAATTGAATTCCAGATCTaaagttaggcatagtacataaataagataattattttatttattaatcatcttttagtttaaaaatatgtctcatatatttttaacatatttttattataaaaaataattaaaatgtacatatataatttttaaagaaaatattgaaaatagaatctcttatatataaataatctatattggtattacatatttagataacttcgaattataatgagtcaattcattttattttatttcgaatttgaaacCAAAACTTGGcccattattcaaaaaatactcgaaaaatatcatcacattctacgtttagtaaatttaaattacaaactctttgagaatatcttaccaataacatgaaattttttaatatcttatgttaatataaattaatgtgtttgaggtctttatgAGATCAAGTCAATTggttatttgtattaaaattatgAACTTCACTGGTAGCGcgttattatttttgggatttatctCAATTTTAAAAGATTcaaaatttgatatgagatctcacgagattttgttaaaattacgatgatatattaaattaatttattttttattttaaaaaaatagctttttcaaaagaattcttttagataagcaatattcattgatATAAGATAATACTTTACagatattttgaattatttttaatattttcaattattcaaataaaagttatatctatactatattgtaacatgtgattcaatgcattttatactattaaaagaaaatatatattgttcaataatttgaaggaattatccagttcaactgatatttatgataagtggcattttataccacttagagcgtctcataacggcttgaattagTGTCTTGGacttaagtattttgtgtatttgacgtaTTTCCTAGTATTTTagtatttcagggtataacttgcttagatatgtgtttttcatcaaataaagcttaaggaagtgtttggaatcagtctagggatgatgagcgaagaaatcatcaaaaacagaagcaaaataaGGAATTTTATAGAAAGGTTGAAGGCGGCCGCACGCtaggagcaggcgaccgcgtgctaGTAGGCGGCTGCGTGGAGGCAGCAGGCGACCGCCTGTGGGCGGAATTTCAGAATATGTATTTTATTAATTCTagtacaattgggcttctgttggcgctggttctcttgggctattatataaaccttatgggaagacgttttcttcatcaagaaatcaagagcaagggcaagaagattgagaagaccgttttagcacgcaataACGAAGAAGAGAAAGCATAtatttatcttgtgattcttttaattcgttgtaactgtggatgctagttttctttatgctttgaaccttaatactcttatgacgtacttcattatttattaaatttttttattagccttatattgttgtgttattatcatgctttcatatgaacccatggtgacgatgagttctattatgggctaatcgtgatcatgggattctagcggatttactatggatttctttagttaattgtttaataccttggtatgtggtgattgtatgatatctagtataggttgtgcttattcgtcttatatgtgtcgcgaacatgtaagatagacTGTTAacctcttgtgaagcgacagtgaatcttaagatttagaacttgccatgctagcataggttcatgtattgtatgcatgattagtgggtaactctaaccgttttacttgccatgtgtaatcatcatgaataacttgcacttaaatcgttatgttgtcaaattttgtagacatatagggtctcaacatcattgatgcatattcaacttctatcttaattgtggatgcttggtagaatggtattcgtacaacaaaagttggcgtttatcagtttcgtgttgttcgattaatatcatcaccattacatgttaagCTTAAtgacaataactattgaatgaagtagtaatgaagttaggatctcatgtgtatttaatattgttaattcaagtatttaattctcgtagttaatattagttaaccaaACTTAATTGTTATTATCctggcattgaagaataatcatacattagTGAGTAAGcgttaattaaatataattaatcggAGTCTCTGTgtgaacgaactagaaatcattctatattacttgcgaacgcgtatacttgcgtgatttatttagcgcatgttttgtgcctatcaagtttttggcgccgctacctgggactcggtgttaattttttagtttatgtacttgccatcagtggtcattaggattcattgattaagacttgttacttaccGCTTTCAGTtttgtttcaggtactctagcgagtgTTTATGTAAACatgttctcgcactcgcaagagaaatctggataaagctgaggaaacAGATAAAGCTCTTGACTCTCCAGAGAAGATAGTGtttgaagattcagataaagagagtgaaaagaaagaacctgaaacaatgggtgatcgtctagctcaagctaatccagctcttatggacttttctcggcctaaaattgatgacattcagtcaaacatcattcatccggc
This window contains:
- the LOC141674489 gene encoding uncharacterized protein LOC141674489; this translates as MDMEDQEEEEKEMAEEEERKEQRQEILKTLLTVNEEVLRVLNKHIVTLSNQSIPRSLTRRPVNSRGYEYIHGVLNEDPEHFRKLYRMYPQVFLKLSKIIREKTSLKDTRYICIEEMLATFLLVVGHNSRNSHDCIGAIDGTHIPAMVPGHDISSYRNRHGTISQNVLAACNFDLQFIYVLSGWEGSAHDSKLLNNALGKYYLVDCGFPNRLQFLAPFRGVRYHLQDFHGQGRYPENAKELFNLRHASLRNTVERLFGIFKSRFTIFKTAPPFSFQTQAELVLACAGLHNFLRKECRLDEFPVEADSETSATNQEEYFEPLIHETQE
- the LOC141674490 gene encoding uncharacterized protein At2g29880-like; the encoded protein is MVDAAKRGWRDSNGLFTKVTVEKKILPVLNEKLGCQKTHPQYLSRLKWFKARYTNYSKLMLFNSGFGWDPITKKFTAPNEVWEEYFKVHPNHKSYRTDTFGDYDDLRIAVGNGTAIGKNAIGLGDDTDARTYDNEASKKYQPLDDLVYDYNTEAYTPYDFQDPLTQPSESINLDAPPPPTLKRKRSEFEGNSSSSANASHPDAIMQISHSVEKMVEAVKSFNNDDCSCWDLIKDLPYLDQLTCFKALKLLNTRAKKMEFVKMTPDERYAWTIFELDM